A DNA window from Engystomops pustulosus chromosome 6, aEngPut4.maternal, whole genome shotgun sequence contains the following coding sequences:
- the PABPC1L gene encoding polyadenylate-binding protein 1-like isoform X2: protein MNATGAGYPLASLYVGDLHEDVTEAMLYEKFSPAGPIMSIRVCRDISTRRSLGYAYINFQQPADAERALDTMNFEVIKGRPIRIMWSQRDPGLRKSGVGNVFIKNLDDSIDNKALYDTFSAFGNILSCKVVCDENGSRGYGFVHFETQEAANRAIQTMNGMLLNDRKVFVGHFKSRREREMEYGAKVMEFTNVYIKNFGEDMDDVRLKEIFSAFGNTLSVKVMMDDSGRSRGFGFVNFGNHEEAQKAVTEMNGKEINGRMVYVGRAQKRIERQSELKRRFEQIKQERISRYQGVNLYVKNLDDGIDDERLRKEFSPYGTITSAKVMTDGGHSKGFGFVCFSSPEEATKAVTEMNGRIVSTKPLYVALAQRKEERKAILTNQYMQRLATMRTLPGPMLGSFQQPASYYLPAMPQPTGRAYYNPSPVAPVRPTPHWTTQQSRPPQYHHHPPAPVLRAVPPRRVASNISTMKQASTQVPRVGPQSQRVANIGTQTAGARAQVNPSVMRAMPQYKYSCSVRNAQPAVNNVHLQQVMEPAVLMQGQEPLTASMLAAAPPQEQKQMLGERIYPLIHSMHASLAGKITGMLLEIDNSELLHMLESPESLHSKVEEAVAVLQAHHAKEASHKGGQSSLM, encoded by the exons ATGAATGCAACAGGGGCGGGATACCCACTGGCCTCGCTGTATGTAGGAGATCTACATGAAGATGTTACAGAAGCCATGTTGTATGAAAAGTTTTCTCCAGCTGGCCCGATAATGTCTATCAGAGTGTGTCGTGACATCTCCACGCGCCGATCCCTTGGCTATGCTTATATCAACTTTCAGCAGCCAGCAGATG CTGAGCGTGCTTTGGACACAATGAATTTTGAGGTCATTAAAGGCAGGCCAATCCGCATTATGTGGTCTCAGAGAGACCCTGGGCTTCGGAAATCGGGTGTAGGGAATGTATTCATCAAAAATCTTGATGATTCTATTGACAACAAAGCTCTGTACGATACCTTTTCAGCATTTGGAAACATTTTATCTTGTAAG GTGGTTTGTGACGAAAATGGATCAAGAGGATATGGGTTTGTTCACTTCGAGACACAAGAAGCTGCCAATAGGGCAATACAAACTATGAATGGCATGCTGCTCAATGACCGCAAAGT ATTTGTTGGTCATTTTAAATCACGAAGGGAGAGAGAAATGGAATATGGGgcaaaagttatggaatttaCTAATGTATACATTAAGAATTTTGGTGAAGACATGGATGACGTGCGACTCAAGGAAATCTTTTCTGCCTTTG gaAACACATTAAGTGTAAAGGTAATGATGGATGACAGCGGACGCTCGCGTGGTTTTGGATTTGTTAATTTTGGAAATCATGAAGAGGCGCAGAAA GCAGTTACTGAAATGAACGGCAAGGAAATAAATGGCCGCATGGTTTATGTTGGAAGAGCTCAGAAAAGAATAGAACGACAGAGTGAACTAAAACGCAGGTTTGAACAGATCAAACAAGAACGAATCAGTAGATATCAG GGAgtaaatttgtatgtaaaaaaTCTGGATGATGGAATTGATGACGAGAGGCTAAGAAAGGAGTTTTCGCCATATGGTACCATTACTAGTGCAAAG GTCATGACAGATGGAGGTCATAGCAAAGGGTTTGGTTTTGTGTGTTTCTCCTCCCCTGAAGAGGCTACCAAAGCAGTAACGGAGATGAATGGACGTATAGTTAGCACAAAGCCTCTGTATGTAGCACTTGCACAACGAAAGGAGGAAAGAAAAGCAATCCTTACCAATCAGTATATGCAAAGATTAGCTACAATGAGAACTCTGCCCGGCCCTATGTTGGGATCATTCCAGCAGCCAGCAAGCTACTACTTACCTGCCATGCCTCAG CCAACAGGCAGGGCCTATTATAATCCAAGCCCTGTAGCACCTGTACGTCCAACACCTCACTGGACTACCCAGCAGTCAAGGCCTCCGC agtatcaccACCACCCACCTGCCCCTGTGCTGCGGGCAGTTCCACCAAGACGCGTCGCTTCCAACATAAGTACCATGAAGCAAGCTTCAACACAGGTGCCGAGGGTTGGTCCTCAGTCTCAAAGAGTTG CTAATATAGGCACTCAGACAGCTGGTGCTCGGGCCCAGGTAAACCCATCGGTCATGCGAGCGATGCCCCAGTACAAATATTCTTGCTCAGTACGAAATGCACAGCCAGCTGTGAACAATGTGCACCTGCAGCAG GTCATGGAACCAGCCGTACTAATGCAAGGACAGGAGCCTCTCACCGCGTCTATGTTAGCCGCTGCCCCACCACAAGAGCAAAAACAAATGCTAG GTGAAAGGATCTATCCCCTTATACACAGTATGCATGCCTCACTCGCTGGAAAGATAACGGGCATGCTGCTAGAAATAGACAACTCAGAATTATTACACATGCTTGAATCACCAGAGTCCCTTCATTCAAAG
- the PABPC1L gene encoding polyadenylate-binding protein 1-like isoform X3 — MNATGAGYPLASLYVGDLHEDVTEAMLYEKFSPAGPIMSIRVCRDISTRRSLGYAYINFQQPADAERALDTMNFEVIKGRPIRIMWSQRDPGLRKSGVGNVFIKNLDDSIDNKALYDTFSAFGNILSCKVVCDENGSRGYGFVHFETQEAANRAIQTMNGMLLNDRKVFVGHFKSRREREMEYGAKVMEFTNVYIKNFGEDMDDVRLKEIFSAFGFFSLGNTLSVKVMMDDSGRSRGFGFVNFGNHEEAQKAVTEMNGKEINGRMVYVGRAQKRIERQSELKRRFEQIKQERISRYQGVNLYVKNLDDGIDDERLRKEFSPYGTITSAKVMTDGGHSKGFGFVCFSSPEEATKAVTEMNGRIVSTKPLYVALAQRKEERKAILTNQYMQRLATMRTLPGPMLGSFQQPASYYLPAMPQPTGRAYYNPSPVAPVRPTPHWTTQQSRPPQYHHHPPAPVLRAVPPRRVASNISTMKQASTQVPRVGPQSQRVGHGTSRTNARTGASHRVYVSRCPTTRAKTNAR; from the exons ATGAATGCAACAGGGGCGGGATACCCACTGGCCTCGCTGTATGTAGGAGATCTACATGAAGATGTTACAGAAGCCATGTTGTATGAAAAGTTTTCTCCAGCTGGCCCGATAATGTCTATCAGAGTGTGTCGTGACATCTCCACGCGCCGATCCCTTGGCTATGCTTATATCAACTTTCAGCAGCCAGCAGATG CTGAGCGTGCTTTGGACACAATGAATTTTGAGGTCATTAAAGGCAGGCCAATCCGCATTATGTGGTCTCAGAGAGACCCTGGGCTTCGGAAATCGGGTGTAGGGAATGTATTCATCAAAAATCTTGATGATTCTATTGACAACAAAGCTCTGTACGATACCTTTTCAGCATTTGGAAACATTTTATCTTGTAAG GTGGTTTGTGACGAAAATGGATCAAGAGGATATGGGTTTGTTCACTTCGAGACACAAGAAGCTGCCAATAGGGCAATACAAACTATGAATGGCATGCTGCTCAATGACCGCAAAGT ATTTGTTGGTCATTTTAAATCACGAAGGGAGAGAGAAATGGAATATGGGgcaaaagttatggaatttaCTAATGTATACATTAAGAATTTTGGTGAAGACATGGATGACGTGCGACTCAAGGAAATCTTTTCTGCCTTTG gttttttttctttaggaAACACATTAAGTGTAAAGGTAATGATGGATGACAGCGGACGCTCGCGTGGTTTTGGATTTGTTAATTTTGGAAATCATGAAGAGGCGCAGAAA GCAGTTACTGAAATGAACGGCAAGGAAATAAATGGCCGCATGGTTTATGTTGGAAGAGCTCAGAAAAGAATAGAACGACAGAGTGAACTAAAACGCAGGTTTGAACAGATCAAACAAGAACGAATCAGTAGATATCAG GGAgtaaatttgtatgtaaaaaaTCTGGATGATGGAATTGATGACGAGAGGCTAAGAAAGGAGTTTTCGCCATATGGTACCATTACTAGTGCAAAG GTCATGACAGATGGAGGTCATAGCAAAGGGTTTGGTTTTGTGTGTTTCTCCTCCCCTGAAGAGGCTACCAAAGCAGTAACGGAGATGAATGGACGTATAGTTAGCACAAAGCCTCTGTATGTAGCACTTGCACAACGAAAGGAGGAAAGAAAAGCAATCCTTACCAATCAGTATATGCAAAGATTAGCTACAATGAGAACTCTGCCCGGCCCTATGTTGGGATCATTCCAGCAGCCAGCAAGCTACTACTTACCTGCCATGCCTCAG CCAACAGGCAGGGCCTATTATAATCCAAGCCCTGTAGCACCTGTACGTCCAACACCTCACTGGACTACCCAGCAGTCAAGGCCTCCGC agtatcaccACCACCCACCTGCCCCTGTGCTGCGGGCAGTTCCACCAAGACGCGTCGCTTCCAACATAAGTACCATGAAGCAAGCTTCAACACAGGTGCCGAGGGTTGGTCCTCAGTCTCAAAGAGTTG GTCATGGAACCAGCCGTACTAATGCAAGGACAGGAGCCTCTCACCGCGTCTATGTTAGCCGCTGCCCCACCACAAGAGCAAAAACAAATGCTAG GTGA
- the PABPC1L gene encoding polyadenylate-binding protein 1-like isoform X1 produces MNATGAGYPLASLYVGDLHEDVTEAMLYEKFSPAGPIMSIRVCRDISTRRSLGYAYINFQQPADAERALDTMNFEVIKGRPIRIMWSQRDPGLRKSGVGNVFIKNLDDSIDNKALYDTFSAFGNILSCKVVCDENGSRGYGFVHFETQEAANRAIQTMNGMLLNDRKVFVGHFKSRREREMEYGAKVMEFTNVYIKNFGEDMDDVRLKEIFSAFGFFSLGNTLSVKVMMDDSGRSRGFGFVNFGNHEEAQKAVTEMNGKEINGRMVYVGRAQKRIERQSELKRRFEQIKQERISRYQGVNLYVKNLDDGIDDERLRKEFSPYGTITSAKVMTDGGHSKGFGFVCFSSPEEATKAVTEMNGRIVSTKPLYVALAQRKEERKAILTNQYMQRLATMRTLPGPMLGSFQQPASYYLPAMPQPTGRAYYNPSPVAPVRPTPHWTTQQSRPPQYHHHPPAPVLRAVPPRRVASNISTMKQASTQVPRVGPQSQRVANIGTQTAGARAQVNPSVMRAMPQYKYSCSVRNAQPAVNNVHLQQVMEPAVLMQGQEPLTASMLAAAPPQEQKQMLGERIYPLIHSMHASLAGKITGMLLEIDNSELLHMLESPESLHSKVEEAVAVLQAHHAKEASHKGGQSSLM; encoded by the exons ATGAATGCAACAGGGGCGGGATACCCACTGGCCTCGCTGTATGTAGGAGATCTACATGAAGATGTTACAGAAGCCATGTTGTATGAAAAGTTTTCTCCAGCTGGCCCGATAATGTCTATCAGAGTGTGTCGTGACATCTCCACGCGCCGATCCCTTGGCTATGCTTATATCAACTTTCAGCAGCCAGCAGATG CTGAGCGTGCTTTGGACACAATGAATTTTGAGGTCATTAAAGGCAGGCCAATCCGCATTATGTGGTCTCAGAGAGACCCTGGGCTTCGGAAATCGGGTGTAGGGAATGTATTCATCAAAAATCTTGATGATTCTATTGACAACAAAGCTCTGTACGATACCTTTTCAGCATTTGGAAACATTTTATCTTGTAAG GTGGTTTGTGACGAAAATGGATCAAGAGGATATGGGTTTGTTCACTTCGAGACACAAGAAGCTGCCAATAGGGCAATACAAACTATGAATGGCATGCTGCTCAATGACCGCAAAGT ATTTGTTGGTCATTTTAAATCACGAAGGGAGAGAGAAATGGAATATGGGgcaaaagttatggaatttaCTAATGTATACATTAAGAATTTTGGTGAAGACATGGATGACGTGCGACTCAAGGAAATCTTTTCTGCCTTTG gttttttttctttaggaAACACATTAAGTGTAAAGGTAATGATGGATGACAGCGGACGCTCGCGTGGTTTTGGATTTGTTAATTTTGGAAATCATGAAGAGGCGCAGAAA GCAGTTACTGAAATGAACGGCAAGGAAATAAATGGCCGCATGGTTTATGTTGGAAGAGCTCAGAAAAGAATAGAACGACAGAGTGAACTAAAACGCAGGTTTGAACAGATCAAACAAGAACGAATCAGTAGATATCAG GGAgtaaatttgtatgtaaaaaaTCTGGATGATGGAATTGATGACGAGAGGCTAAGAAAGGAGTTTTCGCCATATGGTACCATTACTAGTGCAAAG GTCATGACAGATGGAGGTCATAGCAAAGGGTTTGGTTTTGTGTGTTTCTCCTCCCCTGAAGAGGCTACCAAAGCAGTAACGGAGATGAATGGACGTATAGTTAGCACAAAGCCTCTGTATGTAGCACTTGCACAACGAAAGGAGGAAAGAAAAGCAATCCTTACCAATCAGTATATGCAAAGATTAGCTACAATGAGAACTCTGCCCGGCCCTATGTTGGGATCATTCCAGCAGCCAGCAAGCTACTACTTACCTGCCATGCCTCAG CCAACAGGCAGGGCCTATTATAATCCAAGCCCTGTAGCACCTGTACGTCCAACACCTCACTGGACTACCCAGCAGTCAAGGCCTCCGC agtatcaccACCACCCACCTGCCCCTGTGCTGCGGGCAGTTCCACCAAGACGCGTCGCTTCCAACATAAGTACCATGAAGCAAGCTTCAACACAGGTGCCGAGGGTTGGTCCTCAGTCTCAAAGAGTTG CTAATATAGGCACTCAGACAGCTGGTGCTCGGGCCCAGGTAAACCCATCGGTCATGCGAGCGATGCCCCAGTACAAATATTCTTGCTCAGTACGAAATGCACAGCCAGCTGTGAACAATGTGCACCTGCAGCAG GTCATGGAACCAGCCGTACTAATGCAAGGACAGGAGCCTCTCACCGCGTCTATGTTAGCCGCTGCCCCACCACAAGAGCAAAAACAAATGCTAG GTGAAAGGATCTATCCCCTTATACACAGTATGCATGCCTCACTCGCTGGAAAGATAACGGGCATGCTGCTAGAAATAGACAACTCAGAATTATTACACATGCTTGAATCACCAGAGTCCCTTCATTCAAAG